One stretch of Monomorium pharaonis isolate MP-MQ-018 chromosome 10, ASM1337386v2, whole genome shotgun sequence DNA includes these proteins:
- the LOC118647505 gene encoding uncharacterized protein LOC118647505, with amino-acid sequence MTDILNIENEPIFDDRIIKIETHTYNPFANTTFDHSDEIRIPIQHQDLYTLPSESFLYIEGKVTIKKTVTGSSVTLGNNCIAFMFDEIRYELDGVEIDRNRNVGITSTLKNYITMSTNRTKIANNAGWDPWYHVNGYFNFCVPLNMLLGFCEDYKRVVINARHELILIRARNDNNCLVGDPAQEPEIELFKVQWRMPHVLLNERNKLSMLRALESGRYLSMAFRSWDLYEFPLLQRTTKHTWAIKTATQLEKPRYVVFALQAGRKNVMLEDASRFNDCKLTNVKLYLNSECYPYDDMNLDFDKNRWAILYDMYTRFCKDYYGYDNLEPNLSVANFRQKGPFVIIDCSRQNESIKSATVDVRIEFDCKENVPASTTAYCLIIHDRIVQYNPLTNVVRKIT; translated from the coding sequence ATGACGGACATTTTAAACATTGAGAATGAACCGATCTTCGATGATCGCATCATCAAGATCGAGACTCACACGTATAATCCGTTTGCCAATACAACGTTTGATCACAGTGATGAGATAAGAATACCTATACAACATCaggatttatacacgttaccGTCTGAAAGTTTTCTATACATCGAGGGAAAagttacgataaaaaaaacagttacgGGATCTAGTGTGACTTTGGGGAATAATTGCATCGCGTTTATGTTTGACGAGATTCGATATGAACTTGATGGTGTAGAGATTGATCGTAACAGAAACgttggaataaccagcacgctcaagaattatataacaatgtCAACTAACAGAAccaaaattgcaaataacgCTGGTTGGGATCCGTGGTATCATGTGAatggatactttaatttttgtgtgcCACTTAACATGCTACTGGGATTTTGCGAAGATTACAAACGCGTGGTGATTAACGCTCGTCACGAGTTGATCTTGATACGCGCGCGCAACGATAATAATTGTCTAGTCGGTGATCCAGCGCAGGAACcagaaattgaattattcaaagtaCAATGGCGAATGCCGCATGTGCTGTTGAATGAGAGAAATAAACTGTCGATGTTGCGTGCTCTGGAAAGCGGGCGATACCTCAGCATGGCTTTTCGCTCATGGGATCTGTATGAGTTTCCATTATTGCAACGCACAACCAAACATACATGGGCTATCAAGACCGCTACTCAGCTCGAGAAGCCGCGTTACGTCGTCTTCGCTCTGCAGGCTGGTCGGAAGAACGTCATGCTTGAGGACGCGAGTCGATTCAATGATTGCAAACTGACAAATGTAAAACTGTATCTGAACTCGGAATGTTATCCGTATGACGATATGAATctggatttcgataaaaacagATGGGCAATTCTGTATGATATGTATACACGTTTCTGTAAAGACTATTATGGGTATGATAATCTTGAGCCGAATCTATCTGTCGCGAATTTTCGACAAAAAGGTCCGTTTGTGATTATCGATTGCTCTCGACAAAACGAATCGATTAAGAGTGCAACTGTAGATGTgcgtatagaatttgattgtaaAGAGAACGTACCCGCGAGCACCACCGCGTACTGTCTCATCATACACGATCGCATAGTTCAGTACAATCCGTTGACCAACGTTGTGCGCAAAATTACCTAA
- the LOC118647506 gene encoding uncharacterized protein LOC118647506 produces MSEKILNLDCAIEQNAVLRTLGVVWNSNRDELVFTVKPLDLSTRVTKRNILSEIARIFDLLGLLGPVVLYAKIIMQKCWLDRLEWDESASQELHTAWLSFAQLGSIRDLAVDRRLLMDNPTQIELHGFCDASQRGYGACFYIRSSNSRQVKTRLACAKSRVAPLKNSTIPRLELCRALTLVRLYKEACANFGLEFDRVIFWSDSSIVLYWIKKNSQSLKVFEANRVAEIQTVGNAAEWRHVGSKDNSADALSRGQLPNDFVKNQTWFHGFPWLSLLETDWPANLEINVPDSLDSEPDVCLKSSATPYSEFDRCSSSYNTLINGVARGLRWLPAKYKGAGNSGKLLNVKERNEAELRILRIIQRENFSVEIKRLTTSRETKTGEITMSYRKSIRFDELNPFIDERGLLRVGRRL; encoded by the coding sequence ATGAGCGAGAAGATTTTAAACTTAGATTGCGCGATCGAACAAAACGCCGTATTGAGAACATTAGGTGTCGTGTGGAATTCAAACCGAGACGAATTGGTTTTTACCGTGAAACCACTCGATTTGTCTACAAGGGTAACGAAACGCAACATCTTATCCGAAATCGCAAGGATATTTGATCTTCTCGGTCTGCTCGGCCCGGTAGTATTATACGCGAAAATcataatgcaaaaatgttgGTTAGATCGATTAGAATGGGACGAGTCAGCGTCTCAGGAATTGCACACGGCCTGGTTGTCATTCGCTCAGTTGGGAAGTATCCGCGATTTAGCCGTGGACCGACGATTGCTGATGGATAACCCGACTCAAATCGAACTCCACGGCTTCTGCGACGCGAGTCAAAGGGGTTATGGAGCTTGCTTCTACATCCGTTCTTCTAACTCACGACAAGTGAAAACTCGCTTAGCGTGTGCGAAGTCGCGAGTCGCACCCTTAAAGAATTCAACTATTCCTCGTCTCGAGCTCTGCAGAGCATTAACCCTCGTTCGACTATACAAGGAAGCCTGCGCGAATTTCGGTCTTGAATTCGACAGAGTAATCTTCTGGTCTGACTCCTCCATCGTATTGTATTGGATCAAAAAGAATTCTCAGAGCTTAAAGGTATTTGAAGCAAATCGCGTAGCCGAAATTCAAACCGTCGGAAACGCGGCGGAATGGAGACACGTCGGGTCGAAAGATAATTCCGCGGACGCGTTGTCCAGAGGACAACTTCCAAATGATTTCGTTAAGAATCAAACGTGGTTCCATGGTTTTCCGTGGTTATCATTACTCGAAACCGACTGGCCCgcgaatttagaaattaacgTTCCTGACTCATTGGATTCCGAACCAGACGTCTGTCTCAAGTCGAGTGCAACGCCGTACAGCGAGTTCGATCGATGCTCGTCATCATATAATACGTTAATTAACGGAGTGGCGCGCGGTCTACGATGGCTCCCTGCTAAATATAAAGGGGCGGGAAATTCGGGAAAATTGCTTAACGTTAAAGAACGAAACGAAGCGGAGTTACGTATTTTGAGAATAATTCAGCGCGAGAATTTTTCGGTCGAAATTAAACGACTCACAACGTCGCGAGAGACTAAAACGGGCGAGATCACAATGTCCTATCGAAAGAGCATCAGATTTGACGAACTGAATCCCTTCATCGACGAACGCGGATTGCTACGCGTTGGGAGGCGGTTATGA